The Bombus vancouverensis nearcticus chromosome 9, iyBomVanc1_principal, whole genome shotgun sequence genome includes a window with the following:
- the LOC117158889 gene encoding cilia- and flagella-associated protein 299-like, with product MTAVGTQIDSDKRLIQFETYEDYLDSLVTFVDLGYLGNLNVARRLAELGYRCTSETLDEETFYRRLEAVKNLLFPIYRPYELTSEQVTPRDNIMQELALRERLNRLKIISTIIFVRNLTKLQFEISGYIDFSERLEKENWLPYFQGRKKIWPCASDLAYYYWRTGKTCLNKTSNFQPVIDPILGLRFKHCHDRHFINVDPGVPSPGIYTTRVRIHSQEYEHIILYDHVLRTRC from the coding sequence atGACAGCGGTAGGAACACAAATAGATAGTGACAAAAGACTAATACAATTTGAAACTTATGAAGACTATTTGGATTCCCTAGTAACATTTGTTGACCTTGGATATTTGGGAAATCTCAATGTCGCACGTAGATTAGCTGAACTTGGTTATCGTTGTACGAGCGAAACACTCGACGAAGAAACGTTTTATCGCCGTTTGGAAGCTGTGAAAAATTTACTTTTTCCAATTTATAGACCGTACGAGTTAACGTCGGAACAAGTGACACCAAGGGATAATATAATGCAAGAATTAGCACTCAGAGAACGTCTGAATAGATTGAAAATCATATCCACTATCATATTCGTTAGAAATTTAACAAAACTTCAGTTTGAAATTTCTGGTTACATCGATTTTAGCGAAAGgcttgaaaaagaaaattggcTTCCGTATTTccaaggaagaaaaaaaatatggcCTTGTGCATCTGACCTTGCATATTATTATTGGAGAACAGGGAAAACATGTTTAAACAAAACGTCAAATTTTCAACCTGTTATAGACCCAATATTAGGGCTTCGATTTAAGCACTGTCACGATAGGCATTTCATTAATGTAGATCCTGGGGTGCCCTCTCCAGGCATATATACAACACGAGTAAGAATACATAGTCAAGAATATGAACACATAATATTATACGATCATGTTCTGCGAACAAGATGTTAA